The proteins below come from a single Polynucleobacter necessarius genomic window:
- a CDS encoding GIY-YIG nuclease family protein: MSWLVYLLECSDGGYYAGITNRLEHRLEAHNSGEGARYTRSRRPVTLLATQEHPNRSEASKAEAKLKGLPRDQKLAFFSLR; the protein is encoded by the coding sequence TTGAGCTGGCTTGTTTATCTTCTCGAGTGCTCCGATGGCGGCTACTATGCTGGCATTACAAACCGTCTGGAACATCGACTGGAAGCCCACAACTCTGGAGAAGGAGCACGCTACACACGCTCACGCAGGCCAGTCACTCTTCTAGCCACTCAAGAGCACCCCAATCGCTCAGAAGCTTCGAAGGCGGAAGCGAAGTTAAAGGGTCTGCCCAGAGATCAAAAACTGGCATTTTTCAGCCTTCGTTAA